Proteins encoded in a region of the Massilia sp. UMI-21 genome:
- a CDS encoding DNA-deoxyinosine glycosylase, with translation MTTAASPTLTGLAPVIDADVRILVLGSFPGAASLAAGQYYAHPRNQFWRLISAVMGEDLAALPYPERLPRLLAHHVGVWDVLAGCEREGSLDSAIRKPAANDFARLRVLCPQLETVGFNGQASGKFAPQFAAHGYRTVVLPSSSPAHMAMSFEQKLAVWRQLAAPDQKAPAPDQSPLF, from the coding sequence ATGACGACAGCAGCTTCCCCGACCCTGACCGGCTTGGCGCCGGTCATCGACGCCGACGTGCGCATCCTCGTGCTGGGCAGCTTTCCCGGCGCGGCCTCGCTCGCTGCGGGGCAGTATTACGCGCACCCGCGCAACCAGTTCTGGCGCCTGATCTCTGCCGTAATGGGCGAAGACCTGGCCGCGCTGCCGTACCCCGAGCGCCTGCCGCGCCTGCTGGCGCACCATGTCGGTGTGTGGGACGTACTGGCGGGCTGCGAACGCGAAGGCAGCCTGGATTCCGCCATCCGCAAGCCCGCCGCCAACGACTTCGCGCGCCTGCGCGTGCTGTGTCCGCAGCTGGAAACGGTCGGCTTCAACGGTCAGGCTTCCGGCAAGTTCGCGCCGCAGTTCGCGGCGCATGGGTATCGCACCGTGGTGCTGCCGTCGAGTTCCCCAGCGCACATGGCGATGAGTTTCGAGCAGAAGCTGGCGGTGTGGCGGCAGCTGGCAGCGCCGGACCAGAAGGCGCCGGCGCCGGACCAGTCGCCGCTATTCTG